The sequence below is a genomic window from Schistocerca gregaria isolate iqSchGreg1 chromosome 5, iqSchGreg1.2, whole genome shotgun sequence.
GGCATATGCTCACTGTAGACAGAGTCTGGAAAGTAAGTGCAAATTCCACCTAATGCTCTGTCAGTTGGGCCTATTCTCTAAATAGCCCTGATAGCCAACAGACGGCAGGGGTTCACAATGCtgggaaccaagtttcctggatGGCAATGTCGAAAGTGAGGGAAATGCATAAGAGAcaacatagctcagccaggtggtggaaaatatcagaaaaattccactggaggatcatGCTGTCAGTGTTCTGTACAGagcagaggggggagaggggtgggggtaggAAGCTGTAGGAACCAAGTAAGCAGGTGGTCATACTCTAGGTTCACCTGCTGCTACCAGAGGGCAGCATCAACACACTTTCATTCTCAATCAGGTCATGCAGAGTCTAGTGGCCAGGCGACTGTCAGAACCTCCTTTGTCTCCTCTTTATCTCTCTTCTCCTTGGAAGATTTTGATACCCATGAGGACTTTATTTGCCCTAGCTTCAGGGATGGAAAAGAAATGCGAAGCTCTATGACAAGCAAATTGTGGTTTCCTCAGCCACTGGCTGGTATCTCGTTGCAGATCAGCAGAATTCTAAAAAGGGAGTGTCTTGAGTGACCCTTTCCTGGTGAGGGATGCTAGCGGGGGGTGTTGCTTCTCCAGCTGGGACTGGGGATTAGGAATCAACATCCCCAGTGGGTGGGGAGTCAATGCTGCCAAAGTCAATTGGGggggcaggaaggggggggggggaatactggAATAATAGGAGGAGGGCCCCCAATGATCAGGGGAGCAGGCACAGATGAGCAGTCCTGATGGCCCAACTAAGAAGGCACAAAGGGTGTGGGTACTGTTGCTAGAGAAAATGACGATGTCGGATCCGTAGCATACGCCATAGTCGTTCATGCAGGATGCAAAGATCATATTTCTTCTTGGCTGGGCAGTACATCAGTCAGTCAAGAGTCTTGTATTCTTGAAGTTTCTTCCCCCATTGGAAGACTGCACAGTCTGGCCACTGGGGGAATTGTGCCCTCTGCAGATGACACAGATGTGGGAAGTGCACAAGAATGTTTGTGTGCAGCTGGCATCCACAACTATTTTACAACACAAAGATATGTGCACAAATCACACATATCTGAAGAACCACATGGGAGATAGTATTTACAGTTTCATGTCACATCGATACACCATCACCTCGACCTTTTTAGGCAATGAGATGCCTTCAAAGCCCAAGGCCCCTGTAACACCCCTATTGTTCTTTGATCCCTAATGGACACAATGGACAAAATGACCTCCCCATCACTCCAACTTGGGACACCACTCAGCACTGGTCTGAAAAGaatgtcactgtggaagatgataCCCTGTATCACAGTGAAACTGCTAATATTCCTTTGGCTTGTCAAAAGTGGGCTGCTCTCATCACTGGGAAGGGGGATGCTATTTTATTCAGATATGAACCACTCTTCGTTTTTGAGATTACTGCTACTTCCTTAAACctgtcctcaaggtgttcaacaaagAATAATGGCTTTGTGGCCAAAAAGGAATGAAGTATTGTGGGGAGTATTTCTCCTCTTGTCTCTTAGCCCTACGTCCTGGCCACGAAAGGAAACATTTTGGGATCACATCACTCTGCATCATACGAATCTTTCCTTTCAGAAAAGACTGCTGGAGCCATGCAGTCACCAGCAGAAGGAAGCTTAATCCAGTTCACATGTGAGTGATCTGCCATGGTGCCACTCACTCCAAACGAGGGCTCTCCCTATGGTTGCCTCCAGCCTTAGCAATGGTTACATGACCAGTTTTCATTGCCCCGTGACAACAACCACATTCTCCTTGGAATATGTGGGTAGTTACAAGCTCATGCACCAATAGTGTGATCCCTGCATGATCAGAGGGCTACCACAGTGCAGGTACTTGACTACACCAGATGGTAAGGGTGCTAAGACAGAAATGTACACATGTGGAATATACGTCGCACTGCATTGCCTTGCCTGCATGAACCATACTTCCATAAAATTTGGAAGAGGAGGTGAAACCAAACAATGGGGACCATGTAGTTTAGGATGAAAAGATGTGTAAAGTgctggaacaagaacaagaaaaaagaacAAGACGAACGTCCAAAAATCATAAACCAAGAAGACATCCAACCAAaagacagagagaaaaaaattgtcGAAGAATGGGCTTACAGCACAGAAAGTGAAGTAGCACTTCAAGGGCTCAGGTTCCGTGTTGGCCAACAGAGTTGTGAGCTCCCTAGCGGAGTGGGCGGGTTGTCATCTCCTCATGGTTTTCTTTCCACATATGACGACATGCTAATAACTAACCCATCTGAGTTTTTTTAAGTGAAACcagttaaaagttttttaaataaaacaaatgttattaacattctacatctttattctttacatctacatatttgcagtcgtctgccactagagggctctgaattgcagCATGCAATGTGATGTTTAACATAAATAtgatggtgcatgagaaacagcattcTGTAATTGAGTTTAGAATTTGAAGTGTTCATCCACACATTGAGCACcctctgcttcagcatgacaatgccaaatcaCAGACAAGTGCtgtgaaatccactgagatagtgGACCAGATGATGACCCTTTCAGACAAACCTTAAAGTCTCATTCAAGAAAGATATTAAATTCAGAAGAAAGTATTGTGCATACTTaaggaaatttcttacaatgtGTAATTAATGTCTCACATATGGCTGGCAGGGACATTTTGAATAATACTTAGGTCAGATTCTACAACAGGATACATTTTGGATGAAGAACAAGAGAAACAGTAGAAATAAATTGCAATTTTAAAAAAGCAAAGACAATACCCAATTATATATGTGCATGAAGCTAATGGCAAGCAAATTTTCCAAACGATTTTCATCATCAAATTATTCTGTATATTTGGACTTTAAAACGGAATTCCTCCTTTGGCAGTTATTCTGGACGGGACAGATAATTTAAACAAATGGAAATGGCTGAAACTCCATCTGATTAATTGCTTGAAGTGACAGTAATCTGATGCCAATGATTTGCTTTTCTTTAGCAGAGCTTTTCTTTCATGTAATCAAGCCAGAATTGTaaacaatgttattttttataCACTGATCATTATCTCAGATGTAAATATTAATTTCCATCTAAACACAACAAAACGGTGATCAACAATATTAAGtagagacttcagaaagtaagttacacagacaagattggtatattttgagagaagtGTACTTTCTCTGGGTTTTCTCAATACACAGTTACAGTTCTGCTGTGGTACAGGTAAGACGTGCATCACAGTGTGAGAGTGAAAAGGTATGACAACTGGAAacaactccaaagttgaagtacatgGACAGTACAATTtttgttggcaaaacatctaaattgcacacaaattcaccTTGAAATTCTGGCAACATAGGAACCAAGTACAATGTCGCATCCATCTGTCCTGaagtggtgccaacaatttgatcaagACTGCACAGATATGGGTGATGTTTATCAGGAAGTCCAAATCATACACTCATCCAATTTTCATCTCTTCAGCAAGCTGGAAGAACATTTGGAGGGAAAGAGATTTTCCTATAATTAGAATGTTCATACAGCAGTTCATGAACAGCTCCATGACCAAAGACCAGATTTCTATAACCAAGAAACTGAACAATGGGTAGAACATTCCAACAATAGTGTTATGTACTGAATCACTTTGAACCATAGTGCTGCACTCAGTAAAACCTACATGGCCTGCTATAATAATGTGTGAttgactttttgaagtcccctcctaTGAACACAGTTGTAGCTCTAAAGCACATATTCGTCTCTCATACATTTACTGTAAAATGGATTCAAATTAATGACAAGTTTTGCAACATTATAACAATAAAAACCTACACAAAATATGAGCAACTGCAAAAGACAACAAAGCTGGTAAATGTGTACTTCACTTATAtggcatcctggattttccattatttgtatgGTAGATATGTCTGTTTCACTGATTGTTTTGAACAACCAGTATTACAGTTATTatgctgaggtgacagaagtcatgggatagtgataagcACATATGTGTATAGGGGTAGTgcaatgtacacaaggtataaacgggcagcgcattggcagagctgtcatctgtacccaggtgattcatgtgataaggtttctgacatgattatggccgcctaACTAAGTCACAGAACTTTGGAAGCATATGACATTCCCTTTTGGGAATCAtcatctctcaccacagacaacatagTGGTCAAAGGCctgcacttaatgaccgagagcagctgtgtttacatagagttttcagtgttaacagcCAAAGAGCAATGTGTGAAATAacagctgaaatcaatgtgggacatacaatgAATGTATTTGTTAGGAGAGTGCAGTGGAATCTGATATATTTGGGCTACAGCAGCAAAGTACCAACTCAAGttcatttgctaacagcactatcagttggactctagacaaTGGGAAAACCATGGCCTTGCCAGgtaagtccctatttcagttggtaagagctgatggtagagttcaagtgtggcacagagcCCGTGAAgctatggactcaagttgtcaacacactgtgcaagctgtggtggctccataatcgtgtcAGCTGTGTTTGCAGGAATGCACTGGATCCTCTGGGGCAACTGAACTCATGACTGACTGACTGGAACTAATTACGTTCAGCTACTAGGAGACAAttcacagccattcatggacttcatgttcccaaacaatgatgtcagGTCACAATtcttcatgactggtttgaagaatactcTAGCAATTTGAGCAAATGGTATGGGCACCCAGATTGtccaatatgaatcccatcgaacatttgtaggACATAATCTAGAAGTCAGTTCAAGCATAAAATCATgcaacaacactttcgcagttgtggacagctacagaggcagcatagctcagtatttctgtaggggacttccaacaccAAGATGAGTCCACGTCACGTTAAGGTGCTGCACTAAGCTGGGCAGGAGATGGCTTGATATGACATTAGGAGGTTTCCtctgacttttgtcatttcagtgtattttatgCCCAAACAATGAGACCAGTACTACTTTAAACAGTTTACAAATCTGCCACCAACACTGAACAAGAGAAGACTGCAGGAATGACTGCAATTAGAATACTGCTATCCACTTAACACACTGGTGTAGAAGTGCAGATGTATAAAGAAATTGGAAACTGCTTGAAAAATAACTACAGTATCAAATGTTTACATCTTTTTCCCCAGCTAATTCCATAAAAGTCAGCTAGTTACTGCAAACTTATGTCTACTGAGCATGATTTAATGCAACTCACATTGATATATTCAATTTCTTTCTCATCAATTGGCCTCCTCCGGTACTTTGCAGGCAGCTGATAATCTTCAATAACAGGTCTTGCCTGTACCTTCCCTTTAGATGCAGTGGGGGTTGGCCCTTGGGCTGGTGAAAGCATTGTGCTGGTCTCTGTGACAGAAATACAATATGAAAATATGGTCCCAAAATACCTCTTGTATTTACCGTAATTTTTTATGGATTAGGCTCTCCACTAATTAATATCCGTTTTATATAGGAATCTTCAAAATCACTGCAATTTAACTGTCAAATGAAGACAATAGAAAACCTAAAATGCTGTGATGCATTCTGGTTACCTCTGCTAACAGAGTAATTTACAGGCAATAACTGATTGAAACAAACACGTTTAACACCCAGACCTTAATGTGGTAAAACTATAATACAAACCCTTGAACAATATATTACATGGGATAAAAACTCTGAGCATCCATATTACAGCATAGCACCACCAACAATAATTTAATAAGTGAGGTACAGAGTCTAAATTCTGACACCTCCACTACagttatgtacaaaaaaaaaaaaaaaaaaaaaaaaaaaaaaaaaaaaaaaaaaaaaaaaaaaaaaaaaaaaaaaattgcagttcaaAATCTTGCAGCAAAACATGATGGTGAGGCTTTGCCAGAGATGATGTCAACATGCCTGCCTGCCTTTGCTCTGAAGGTACATGCTTCACACTGACTTTGGGTGACTACCTTTGAAATCACGGCCTCTTGACATGCCCAGCTCATGGCCATGTATTCTGCCTTAGTTGAGGAGAGGACCACTGCTGGTTGTTTCTTACTATGAAAGGATACAAATGCTTCTTGAGATTTAGACAGACATCCAGTTGACAATTTTCTGCCTTCCAATCTCTGGGGCAATCTGCATCACAGTAATCTATTATTTGGTGATCCTcagatttagaaaacaatagcttcatACTCTTGGTACCTTTTCGATCCTTTTGACTGCCTGCCAGTGGATTAAGTCTTCGTAAGTGGAtctacttcaggaactttcacgtagATCTGTTCACATACAAGAGTTGGTAAGAAGTCCATGACAACACCTATCCGGTCAATATTAATGGCATTTTTAGCACCCATAGCAAATAAATACCTTGATCAGCTATGCATTACAACAGGAGGGAAAGTTTCATCGAAGTCCAGGCCTTGCTTCCGAGCACAACTATTTATTACTAGTTATTCTTAATAACATACAATGCGAAGtttcatatctttctttaattttaaaaacctaattAATTTTAAAATCCTATTTTGCATTTAAAGGCTTTTTGTCTAAATATAAAGCAGCAGACTCCTGCGTGTGGTTCTCTCTGAGCTTCAGTGACTTCTTTGATTACTTTCAGCCAGTTTTCACCATTGTCTGGCATCACTGCTCCTTTCAGTGACTCTATAGGCAAGCGGTCATCAAACTACAGCCTATGGCCAACATGTGGCCCGAATCAAAAATTCATGTGGCCTACTGTTCTCAGCTGagttttataataatatgcatctagcaactaacagaCAAATACAGAAACGTCAGCTACCATTAAGAGCTTCTTAACAGTATAGTTCtgctgctcagtaacaaacaaaaaacagttaCAGACACAGTACTACTTCAAAATGTGTTCAATTTCAATTGACtttaattgaatttaattaatgaatctGACCATCAGCTAAATGAAGTAGGCCTGTTGCAGCACAACAGACTTGGAGGATGTGAGAGGAGGAATGCTTTACTGTTTGACGAGTCACTaaa
It includes:
- the LOC126272617 gene encoding alpha-ketoglutarate dehydrogenase component 4; this encodes MGVTSVLRAMMTVKPHVPLIKFRKGGKVQETSTMLSPAQGPTPTASKGKVQARPVIEDYQLPAKYRRRPIDEKEIEYINRGGPE